From a region of the Marinomonas mediterranea MMB-1 genome:
- a CDS encoding sensor domain-containing diguanylate cyclase → MIVSKRLNVLAIGIIVLLGCIATSLTSYFFAKQSVYEHVSEQILPLSSDNIYSEIQRDLLQPTLISSLMAHDSFVHDWYLEGEKTPDQMVNYLKNIQTKYDTITAFFVSEQTRKYYHSSGVLKTVSESDVHDAWYFEAKSSSLPNVINIDSDTADAERITVFVNYRVIDNSGVFLGVIGVGLSMNLVDSLIEYFDARYGRNVYFIDRSGEVMFNGAHQHDLSFRETNKASFEQAFSSMVTADSSSVSFNAPQGKTVFLNSRYIPEFNWYLIVEQVEDGDTEEVERALIINLVLSGVVSLCILAFVHWVTRGYSNKLERMARYDHLTGAVNRQTLDVLFQKAIGSSNKKQEALSLVLIDIDHFKKVNDNFGHQAGDKVISGVARIMKNLLHKEDIICRWGGEEFLFILSNTDKSKATSLIKTLLNRIEDTKFDVGESTVSITISAGLTQLNTDESLPQAIARADARLYQAKKEGRNTFRSG, encoded by the coding sequence ATGATAGTAAGTAAACGCTTAAACGTCTTGGCAATTGGAATTATTGTGCTGTTGGGTTGCATCGCAACCAGTCTGACCAGTTACTTTTTTGCAAAACAATCTGTTTACGAACATGTAAGTGAACAGATCCTTCCTCTTTCAAGTGATAATATCTACTCTGAAATTCAGCGAGACTTGCTGCAACCTACCTTAATCTCATCGTTAATGGCCCATGATTCGTTTGTTCATGATTGGTATTTAGAGGGGGAAAAAACACCCGATCAGATGGTGAACTACCTCAAAAACATTCAAACGAAATACGACACAATCACAGCATTTTTTGTCTCAGAACAAACGCGAAAGTATTACCACAGCTCGGGGGTACTGAAAACCGTGTCTGAGAGTGACGTTCACGACGCTTGGTACTTCGAAGCAAAATCTTCCTCTCTTCCCAATGTTATAAATATTGACAGCGATACGGCCGACGCAGAACGTATAACGGTATTTGTAAACTATCGAGTTATAGATAATTCGGGTGTTTTTTTAGGGGTGATCGGTGTTGGCCTGTCCATGAACTTGGTTGATTCTCTGATTGAATACTTCGACGCGCGCTATGGTCGCAATGTGTATTTTATCGACCGCTCTGGCGAGGTGATGTTTAATGGCGCGCACCAACATGACCTTTCTTTTCGAGAGACGAATAAAGCGTCGTTTGAGCAAGCATTTTCGTCAATGGTTACCGCTGATTCGAGTTCCGTTTCGTTTAATGCTCCGCAAGGCAAGACTGTATTTTTGAACAGTCGTTATATTCCTGAATTTAATTGGTATTTGATCGTAGAACAAGTTGAAGACGGTGACACCGAAGAGGTCGAAAGAGCCCTAATCATTAATTTGGTGCTGTCTGGTGTCGTGAGTCTATGTATTTTGGCCTTCGTACACTGGGTCACTCGAGGGTACAGCAATAAATTAGAGCGAATGGCACGCTACGATCATTTAACCGGAGCGGTCAACCGCCAAACATTAGATGTATTGTTTCAGAAAGCGATTGGTTCCTCGAATAAAAAGCAAGAAGCGCTTTCTTTGGTGTTGATCGATATTGATCACTTCAAAAAGGTGAACGATAACTTTGGGCATCAAGCGGGTGACAAAGTGATATCTGGGGTGGCTAGGATCATGAAAAACCTGCTGCACAAAGAGGATATTATTTGTCGTTGGGGCGGAGAAGAATTTCTATTCATTCTGTCCAATACCGATAAAAGCAAAGCGACGTCATTGATTAAGACGCTATTGAATCGTATCGAAGACACGAAGTTTGACGTGGGTGAGAGTACGGTATCCATCACAATAAGTGCAGGTCTGACTCAGCTTAACACCGATGAATCTTTACCT
- a CDS encoding GNAT family N-acetyltransferase, whose protein sequence is MDIQFSDSMSKEEFEHLFRWREQVFPAEGKNIDWSQPDWHLYSREVGQLAAAHLGYGRYQLTLDERSIDVVGVGDVVVRPEHQGKGLPSKLFKHLHHCEHANTLAEVFTLFCPHRLESYYQQHGYRKFQGTVSFLQKGVATSSDDFILMYRGTPLTGKAITIKGEPW, encoded by the coding sequence ATGGACATACAATTTTCAGATTCAATGTCGAAAGAAGAGTTCGAGCACTTATTCCGTTGGCGGGAGCAAGTCTTCCCCGCAGAAGGAAAAAACATCGATTGGTCGCAGCCGGATTGGCACTTATACAGTAGAGAGGTTGGTCAATTGGCGGCAGCACATTTGGGTTATGGCCGCTACCAATTAACCTTAGATGAACGCAGCATTGATGTGGTTGGTGTCGGCGATGTGGTCGTTAGACCCGAGCATCAAGGAAAAGGCTTACCTTCAAAACTGTTCAAGCACCTCCATCATTGTGAGCATGCAAACACGCTCGCGGAGGTCTTTACCCTTTTCTGCCCTCATCGATTAGAAAGCTACTACCAACAGCATGGCTATCGGAAGTTTCAGGGGACTGTTTCCTTCTTGCAAAAGGGCGTCGCAACAAGCAGCGACGACTTTATTTTGATGTATCGCGGCACGCCTCTAACAGGAAAGGCGATTACCATCAAAGGTGAGCCATGGTAA
- a CDS encoding NfeD family protein codes for MDLLNEYLVQSLAIMGIALLVIEILVLGFSTFVLFFVGVAMIITSLLVYVDIVPETWTASVLTIAILSVILSAALWRPFKKMQGKVDHTPVKSDFVRHVFILEADIGPTSPGSYQYSGITWKIVSESELSAGTKVEVTEAQVGVMYVMAASQ; via the coding sequence ATGGATTTACTTAACGAATATCTAGTTCAAAGCCTCGCCATTATGGGGATAGCACTGTTAGTGATCGAAATATTGGTCCTTGGCTTCAGTACGTTTGTTCTTTTTTTCGTCGGCGTCGCCATGATCATCACGTCACTGTTGGTGTACGTTGATATCGTTCCAGAAACGTGGACCGCATCGGTTCTCACCATTGCGATACTCAGCGTAATATTAAGTGCGGCTCTGTGGCGTCCGTTTAAAAAAATGCAAGGTAAAGTCGATCATACTCCGGTAAAGAGTGACTTTGTTAGGCACGTTTTTATTTTGGAAGCTGACATCGGACCGACGTCTCCAGGAAGTTATCAGTATTCAGGGATCACTTGGAAAATCGTCTCTGAAAGCGAGCTTTCAGCGGGAACAAAAGTCGAAGTAACGGAAGCTCAGGTTGGGGTAATGTACGTTATGGCGGCAAGCCAATAG
- a CDS encoding SPFH domain-containing protein: protein MEELDFIFDYVATIPVFLFILVVVFLKLSIKFVPQNRAFLVERFGKYQSTKEAGLNFIVPFIDKIAANRSLKEQAVDVPSQSAITRDNISLTVDGVLYFRVLDPYKATYGVERYVFAVTQLAQTTMRSELGKMELDKTFEERDQLNTNIVSAINEASSPWGIQVLRYEIKDIIPPQSVMEAMEAQMKAERVKRAQILESEGDRQAAINRAEGEKQAVVLAAEGEKSEQVLRAEGEAQAIIAVANAQAEALHKVGEAANTDEGQKAIQLDLASKAIDAKKSIAKESSMVIIPDNATDAASLVTQATSIINKLNAKN, encoded by the coding sequence ATGGAAGAGCTAGATTTTATTTTTGACTATGTCGCGACCATACCGGTTTTCTTATTTATCTTGGTGGTGGTTTTTCTCAAACTGTCCATTAAGTTTGTGCCGCAAAACAGAGCTTTCTTGGTTGAGCGTTTTGGGAAGTATCAGTCGACTAAAGAAGCTGGGCTAAATTTCATTGTGCCTTTTATTGATAAGATTGCCGCTAATCGATCCTTAAAAGAACAAGCCGTTGATGTCCCTTCTCAGAGCGCGATAACGCGCGACAATATCTCCCTTACGGTGGATGGAGTGCTTTATTTTCGAGTTCTTGATCCTTATAAAGCAACGTATGGCGTCGAGCGATACGTCTTTGCCGTCACGCAATTGGCACAGACAACCATGCGTTCGGAGTTAGGTAAAATGGAGTTGGATAAAACGTTTGAAGAGCGTGATCAGTTAAATACAAACATTGTCTCTGCAATAAACGAAGCCTCTAGTCCGTGGGGAATCCAAGTTTTACGTTATGAGATCAAAGACATTATTCCACCGCAATCTGTGATGGAAGCAATGGAAGCTCAGATGAAAGCCGAGCGTGTGAAACGAGCGCAAATCCTTGAATCGGAAGGCGATCGACAAGCCGCTATCAACCGTGCAGAAGGTGAAAAACAAGCCGTTGTATTAGCTGCTGAAGGTGAGAAGTCTGAGCAAGTTCTTAGAGCGGAAGGTGAGGCGCAAGCTATTATCGCCGTTGCGAATGCGCAAGCTGAGGCATTGCATAAAGTCGGTGAAGCAGCGAATACGGATGAAGGCCAAAAAGCCATCCAACTGGATCTTGCCTCGAAAGCCATTGACGCTAAGAAGTCCATCGCGAAAGAATCGTCTATGGTTATTATACCTGACAACGCAACAGACGCAGCGTCTCTTGTCACTCAAGCCACCAGCATTATTAATAAATTGAACGCGAAAAACTAA
- a CDS encoding TauD/TfdA dioxygenase family protein, giving the protein MKITPLSRHIGAEISELQLNDLSEHEFSRLYSAFLEYKVLFFRDQELTPDQHFALGQRFGELEPPHPFFPHVESHPQIVVIETSRGNPPGESFWHTDMTFQRFPPKCSILHAQYVPERGGDTLWCSMAAVWQSLPESRRQTLKGLEACHQLHAFKNSRYDQTNEQGESIVDEKSAQYPPVFHPLMYVHPETQEETLFINEQFTRYIDGMTPLDSEACLQELFEIARQDVFQVRFSWKAGSVAIWDNRVTQHFAVTDYGDTPRKLHRVTVKGAENNSD; this is encoded by the coding sequence ATGAAAATTACGCCATTGAGTCGGCATATTGGCGCCGAAATCTCTGAGTTGCAGCTTAACGACCTGTCTGAGCATGAATTTAGTCGGCTTTATTCCGCGTTTCTAGAGTATAAGGTTCTGTTCTTTCGCGACCAAGAATTAACCCCTGATCAGCATTTTGCATTAGGTCAACGCTTTGGCGAATTAGAACCTCCTCATCCATTTTTTCCGCATGTTGAATCACATCCTCAAATTGTTGTCATCGAAACCAGTCGAGGTAATCCTCCAGGTGAAAGCTTTTGGCATACGGACATGACTTTTCAGAGATTCCCTCCAAAGTGCTCTATTTTGCACGCGCAATATGTGCCTGAACGTGGGGGAGATACCTTGTGGTGCTCGATGGCCGCCGTTTGGCAAAGTTTGCCAGAGTCTCGTCGCCAAACTTTGAAGGGGCTTGAAGCATGTCATCAATTGCACGCATTTAAAAATAGCCGTTACGATCAAACAAACGAACAGGGCGAAAGCATCGTCGATGAAAAGAGCGCTCAGTATCCGCCTGTCTTTCATCCTTTAATGTACGTTCACCCTGAAACCCAAGAAGAAACGCTGTTTATTAATGAACAATTTACGCGCTATATCGACGGCATGACACCACTGGACAGCGAGGCATGCCTACAAGAATTGTTTGAGATCGCCCGGCAGGACGTGTTTCAGGTTCGGTTTTCTTGGAAAGCTGGGTCAGTCGCTATTTGGGATAATCGTGTCACACAGCACTTTGCTGTTACAGACTATGGTGATACGCCACGTAAGTTGCATCGAGTAACGGTGAAAGGGGCCGAGAATAATTCGGATTAA
- a CDS encoding aspartate/glutamate racemase family protein, which produces MTIAIINPNASHSMTQQMQASCLNLSLHNETRWYECLASPVSIEGHSDGVEAAYHLLEKIRQLENSDVPPKAYVIACFDDTGLDAAREITASPVIGIGEAAMHAASFVSQSFVVMTTLERSVSILERNLSHYGLVNRCGGVYASGLPVLSLESNEESYDVVRSAASNVLQANRGDALVLGCGGMSHWVERLQSDIGVPVLDGVRIAITFADGFISLKLATSKVAGYAWPETKA; this is translated from the coding sequence ATGACGATTGCGATTATAAACCCGAATGCATCACACTCCATGACTCAACAAATGCAGGCGTCCTGTTTGAATTTATCGCTGCATAATGAGACACGATGGTATGAGTGCTTGGCTAGCCCCGTCAGCATAGAAGGGCACAGCGACGGTGTTGAAGCAGCGTATCACTTGCTTGAAAAAATTCGACAACTTGAAAACTCCGACGTACCGCCGAAAGCTTATGTGATTGCGTGTTTTGACGACACTGGATTGGATGCCGCGCGTGAGATTACGGCATCCCCTGTCATTGGGATCGGAGAGGCAGCGATGCATGCGGCAAGCTTTGTTAGTCAGAGCTTTGTTGTGATGACAACGTTAGAGCGATCCGTTTCGATTCTGGAACGCAATCTGAGTCACTATGGATTAGTGAATCGCTGTGGCGGTGTTTATGCATCGGGCTTGCCTGTCTTGTCTCTTGAAAGCAATGAGGAAAGTTACGATGTTGTAAGAAGCGCTGCGAGTAACGTATTGCAAGCGAACCGAGGAGACGCACTCGTACTTGGCTGCGGTGGAATGAGTCACTGGGTGGAGCGCTTACAGAGTGATATCGGTGTGCCGGTTTTGGATGGAGTGCGTATTGCTATTACCTTTGCCGATGGCTTTATCTCGCTAAAACTCGCAACAAGTAAGGTAGCGGGTTATGCGTGGCCGGAAACCAAAGCCTAA
- a CDS encoding ABC transporter permease codes for MDKRPASFYFLGLFFVLFTVFLYGPNITIAILSFQGESGGLTFPMRGVSLHWFGQLFERQAVGDFSSALLRSFALGLMVMVCTVTFSLLAGLAFRKRFVGSSTVFYLTLTSLILPSILVSLGIGLMFDRFGFTPNWFSSGFGSHLTWTLPFGLLIMFAVFNRFNPSYEMASADLGATTLQTFRFILLPLLAPSLTGIGLFGFTLSYDEFARTLMTSGSLNTLPLELFAMTTNVTSPVLYALGTVTTLVSLCVILLTLVLVKQLRKARTR; via the coding sequence GTGGATAAAAGACCAGCGAGCTTCTATTTTCTCGGATTATTTTTTGTTCTTTTTACGGTTTTTCTATACGGCCCGAACATAACGATCGCAATCTTATCCTTTCAAGGTGAAAGCGGTGGATTAACTTTCCCCATGAGAGGTGTCTCCTTACATTGGTTTGGGCAGCTTTTTGAACGTCAGGCAGTAGGAGACTTTTCCAGTGCGTTATTGAGATCGTTTGCGTTGGGGTTGATGGTCATGGTTTGCACGGTTACGTTCTCATTGCTTGCAGGTCTTGCTTTTCGAAAGCGTTTCGTTGGAAGCAGTACCGTGTTTTACCTCACACTGACGAGCCTGATACTGCCATCGATTCTTGTCAGTCTAGGTATTGGTTTGATGTTTGACCGCTTTGGCTTCACGCCCAATTGGTTTAGCTCGGGTTTTGGCTCTCACTTGACGTGGACGTTGCCGTTCGGTCTGCTCATTATGTTTGCAGTATTTAATCGGTTTAACCCAAGCTATGAAATGGCGTCGGCCGACTTAGGGGCAACGACGTTACAAACTTTTCGTTTTATTCTTTTGCCTTTGTTAGCGCCTAGTTTAACGGGCATTGGCTTATTTGGGTTCACGTTAAGTTACGACGAATTTGCTCGCACCTTAATGACATCGGGCTCTTTGAATACTCTGCCTCTAGAGCTGTTTGCCATGACAACGAATGTAACCTCACCTGTACTGTACGCCTTGGGTACCGTCACGACCTTGGTGTCGCTTTGCGTCATTTTGCTCACATTAGTGTTGGTTAAGCAGTTAAGGAAGGCGCGAACCAGGTGA
- a CDS encoding ABC transporter permease, producing the protein MISPRQIHSYWQALPLTLTLLGFLVFPICVILVVSFWDYNEYSLIPDFILENYEFLLTSKVTLKAYIQTFKYAFLTWFFTFLIGFTVAYFLAFHVRSQRMQTILFLLCTVPFFTSNIIRMISWIPLLGRNGLVNSALQTSGVIEQPLDWLLYSDFAIILAYVHLYTMFMVVPIFNSMMRIDRNLVEAAVDAGAAPWQILKDIIVPLSKSGIMVGSIFVFTLVMGDFITVKIMGGGIKANVATLIYNEISLLQYPAAAAGAIILLITVLMMLMILFRLVDVRKEL; encoded by the coding sequence ATGATATCGCCGAGACAAATACACAGTTACTGGCAAGCATTACCACTGACGCTCACATTGCTGGGGTTTTTAGTGTTTCCTATTTGCGTCATTTTAGTGGTGAGCTTTTGGGATTATAATGAGTACTCCTTAATACCGGATTTCATTCTGGAAAATTATGAGTTCTTGCTCACCTCAAAGGTGACGTTAAAGGCTTATATTCAGACATTTAAGTATGCGTTTCTCACTTGGTTTTTTACGTTTCTGATTGGCTTCACTGTTGCCTACTTTCTGGCGTTTCATGTGCGTAGTCAGAGAATGCAGACAATATTGTTCCTGCTTTGCACGGTGCCCTTTTTTACTTCCAACATCATTCGCATGATTTCATGGATTCCTTTGTTGGGGCGAAATGGACTAGTGAACTCGGCCTTACAAACCAGTGGTGTGATTGAACAACCTCTGGATTGGTTGCTCTACAGCGACTTCGCGATTATTTTGGCCTACGTCCATTTGTACACCATGTTTATGGTTGTTCCTATTTTCAACAGCATGATGCGCATAGACCGCAACCTTGTCGAAGCGGCCGTGGATGCCGGTGCGGCGCCTTGGCAAATCTTAAAAGACATTATTGTGCCGCTGTCAAAATCTGGAATTATGGTCGGGAGTATCTTTGTTTTTACGCTGGTAATGGGCGACTTTATCACGGTCAAAATAATGGGGGGTGGCATAAAAGCGAATGTGGCGACCTTAATTTATAATGAAATTTCGTTACTTCAATACCCTGCTGCGGCCGCAGGCGCCATTATACTTTTGATTACCGTGCTAATGATGCTGATGATTCTATTTCGACTCGTTGATGTACGTAAGGAGTTATAG
- a CDS encoding ABC transporter substrate-binding protein, with the protein MKDKTVIDQPNQDNASSVETDLKSPSVSRRSLLKGAAKAGVAAGAISGFPMIWAQNIKNVTLRQFGTGVSNLNAIADKCKEDLGFNLQLTSLDSDSVTQRAVTQPKSYDIADIEYWICKKVFPSGVMQPLDTSKLKNFSKISPLFINGKLTSDSVIAQGTAPHTVGFVESKDSKRFATEQTNWMTLIPTIYNADTLGIRPDLVGRPITTWADIMDPAFKGKTSILNIPSIGIMDAAMICEAMGEITYADKGNMTREEIDKTIEILIAAKRQGQFRAFWKSFDESVNLMASGEVVIQSMWSPAVAAVRSRGIQCTYQPLKEGYRAWGGGLGLASHLSGLELEAAYEYIDWYLSGWVGAYLNRQGYYSAAPSTSKDYMTPDEWGFWIEGKPAQGTILSPDGNVMEKAGAVRDGGSYWERMGAVACWNSVMDQNKYMVRKWNEFIVS; encoded by the coding sequence ATGAAAGACAAAACGGTCATTGATCAACCAAATCAGGACAACGCTTCTTCTGTCGAGACGGATCTTAAGTCTCCATCTGTGAGTCGCCGCTCGTTACTAAAAGGCGCGGCAAAAGCAGGCGTCGCTGCGGGTGCGATTTCCGGCTTTCCAATGATTTGGGCGCAAAATATAAAGAACGTGACGCTTCGTCAGTTTGGTACAGGCGTATCTAACCTAAATGCCATTGCCGATAAGTGTAAAGAAGATCTGGGCTTTAATCTGCAGCTCACCTCGCTTGATTCCGACAGCGTGACGCAGCGAGCCGTGACCCAACCTAAATCCTACGATATTGCCGACATCGAATACTGGATCTGTAAAAAAGTGTTCCCTTCTGGTGTTATGCAGCCGCTGGACACCAGTAAGTTAAAGAACTTCAGTAAAATCTCCCCCTTGTTTATTAACGGCAAGCTAACGTCAGATTCTGTTATTGCTCAAGGCACCGCGCCTCATACGGTTGGTTTTGTTGAATCGAAAGACTCTAAACGCTTTGCGACTGAGCAAACCAATTGGATGACGTTAATACCGACAATCTACAATGCCGATACATTGGGAATTCGCCCTGATTTGGTCGGCCGTCCAATCACGACGTGGGCAGACATAATGGACCCCGCGTTCAAAGGTAAAACATCGATACTGAATATTCCGTCCATTGGCATCATGGATGCGGCGATGATCTGTGAGGCGATGGGCGAAATTACATACGCCGATAAGGGCAATATGACGCGCGAAGAAATTGATAAGACCATCGAGATTCTGATCGCGGCGAAGCGCCAAGGGCAGTTTCGCGCCTTTTGGAAATCCTTTGACGAGTCCGTCAACTTAATGGCGTCTGGCGAAGTGGTGATTCAAAGTATGTGGTCGCCTGCGGTCGCAGCGGTACGAAGCCGTGGTATTCAGTGTACCTATCAGCCGTTAAAAGAAGGTTATCGTGCTTGGGGTGGTGGTTTAGGGTTGGCATCGCATCTATCTGGTTTGGAGCTCGAAGCGGCCTATGAATACATTGACTGGTATTTGTCTGGTTGGGTTGGAGCGTACCTGAATCGACAAGGTTACTACAGTGCAGCGCCGTCAACATCGAAAGATTATATGACACCAGATGAATGGGGTTTTTGGATCGAAGGTAAACCTGCGCAAGGCACTATTTTGAGTCCTGATGGCAACGTGATGGAAAAGGCAGGCGCGGTGCGTGATGGCGGTTCGTATTGGGAACGCATGGGGGCTGTTGCTTGTTGGAACTCCGTCATGGATCAAAACAAATACATGGTTAGGAAGTGGAACGAATTTATAGTTTCTTAA
- a CDS encoding ABC transporter ATP-binding protein, giving the protein MSGSIELVQTTKVYDQNPVVDAINVKVEKGSYCCLLGPSGCGKSTTLRMIAGHETVTDGDILLNDRNVTRLTPRQRGTAMMFQDYALFPHMNCLDNVSYGLKISGVSKADRYEQANEMLGLVNMVEHANKFPDQLSGGQQQRIALARALICKPDVVLLDEPLSALDPFLRIQMRKELKQLQQKLGLTFIHVTHSQEEAFALADQAIVMSGGKIEQVGSPRAIFESPNTPFVANFIGGHNVLKASGSLAFLSKGSGSLFSVRADHISTQPRSENDITVKADVIDAEFQAQFYLVECVLEDGQSITCYLSEDTFDARLISSGKSIPLYWSEERINTFRC; this is encoded by the coding sequence ATGTCGGGTTCGATAGAGTTAGTACAGACAACGAAGGTTTATGATCAAAATCCGGTCGTTGACGCGATTAATGTCAAGGTCGAAAAGGGGAGTTACTGCTGTCTGCTTGGGCCAAGTGGTTGCGGTAAAAGCACGACATTAAGGATGATCGCAGGCCACGAAACGGTGACGGATGGCGATATTTTATTAAATGATCGCAATGTGACACGGTTGACGCCACGACAACGTGGCACCGCCATGATGTTTCAAGACTACGCGTTGTTTCCTCATATGAACTGCCTAGACAATGTCTCATATGGATTGAAAATAAGCGGCGTCAGTAAGGCGGATCGATACGAGCAAGCCAATGAAATGCTCGGCCTAGTGAACATGGTAGAGCATGCGAATAAATTTCCGGATCAACTTTCTGGCGGTCAGCAACAACGAATCGCGTTAGCGAGGGCGCTTATTTGTAAGCCCGATGTTGTGCTCTTAGATGAGCCTCTGTCTGCTTTGGACCCGTTTCTTAGAATACAGATGCGCAAAGAGTTAAAGCAGCTTCAGCAAAAATTAGGCCTCACTTTTATTCATGTTACTCATTCGCAAGAAGAGGCATTTGCCTTAGCAGATCAAGCGATTGTCATGTCAGGAGGAAAAATAGAGCAAGTGGGATCGCCACGGGCTATTTTTGAATCCCCAAATACACCCTTTGTCGCCAATTTTATTGGTGGCCACAATGTGCTTAAAGCGTCTGGTTCCCTTGCATTTTTAAGTAAGGGGTCAGGCTCTTTGTTTTCGGTAAGGGCAGATCATATCTCGACGCAACCACGCTCTGAAAACGACATCACCGTCAAAGCCGACGTCATCGATGCGGAGTTTCAAGCCCAATTTTATCTCGTTGAATGCGTACTTGAAGACGGCCAAAGCATAACTTGCTACCTGTCTGAAGACACATTCGACGCGCGTTTGATATCCAGCGGTAAATCTATTCCCCTGTATTGGTCCGAAGAGCGGATCAATACGTTTCGTTGTTAG
- a CDS encoding GntR family transcriptional regulator: MSIKKETEIQRVVRAISNAVAEQRLPPGTRLVEAELVTRLKANRNHVRSALKRLELERIVTIVPNKGASISQPSVEEAREVFTARSIVERGIIEILSEKCRQMDIAILKKQLNTELAAIQQNKREQIIKESGEFHLLLARLAGNSVLADMLQNLITRSSLIISLYQIEAGELCGCDDHKNIVQTLENSDINAAILYMKQHLADIESHLKLDFWENKKVDMENVFRESEP; the protein is encoded by the coding sequence ATGTCTATTAAGAAAGAAACTGAAATCCAAAGAGTCGTTCGAGCGATAAGCAACGCGGTCGCCGAGCAACGCCTCCCGCCGGGAACACGATTGGTAGAAGCAGAGTTAGTCACGCGCTTAAAAGCCAACCGAAATCACGTTCGTTCAGCCCTAAAACGCTTAGAGTTAGAACGCATCGTTACGATCGTGCCAAACAAAGGCGCCAGCATTTCGCAACCGTCTGTGGAAGAAGCCAGAGAAGTGTTTACCGCACGATCCATTGTCGAACGTGGGATCATTGAAATACTGAGCGAAAAATGCCGTCAAATGGACATTGCCATTCTAAAAAAGCAACTCAATACTGAGCTTGCTGCCATTCAGCAAAATAAACGTGAGCAGATCATCAAAGAATCGGGTGAATTTCACCTTCTTTTAGCACGGCTCGCGGGCAACTCCGTCCTTGCAGACATGCTGCAAAACCTCATTACACGAAGCTCGCTCATAATTTCTCTATATCAAATTGAAGCGGGAGAATTATGTGGCTGTGATGACCATAAAAACATTGTACAAACACTCGAAAACAGCGATATAAACGCCGCCATTCTCTATATGAAACAACATTTAGCTGATATTGAAAGTCACTTAAAACTGGATTTTTGGGAGAACAAAAAAGTCGATATGGAGAACGTATTCAGAGAAAGCGAACCATAA
- a CDS encoding VOC family protein, whose product MEIDHVFIATPSREEANAFFNLGFNETQGRRHAGQGTKNRIVRFNNVFLEFLYLVDKHEATSSTTSRTQLYQRLTPSRHPTVSPFGVCFRPSINSFSFTMEYWDYKPSYLPNGVSIPVSTQGLEEPMWFFLSFGKAPSNTLNNDDSLIHKNGAEHVTNVQLHCAHFSDETKRTLSDIDQLTLLETQRIEDQIEESHSPNVPPNIHLLELELDNGRQGKTYDLRPNLPLIVSV is encoded by the coding sequence GTGGAGATTGATCATGTATTCATCGCGACCCCATCTCGCGAAGAAGCCAACGCCTTTTTCAACTTAGGGTTTAATGAAACTCAAGGACGCCGCCATGCAGGCCAAGGCACAAAAAATCGAATCGTTCGATTCAACAATGTGTTTCTCGAATTTTTATATCTCGTAGACAAACATGAAGCAACCAGCTCCACAACTTCAAGAACTCAGCTTTATCAACGATTGACTCCATCGAGACACCCGACGGTTTCTCCATTTGGCGTGTGCTTTAGACCGTCTATTAACAGCTTTTCATTTACGATGGAATATTGGGATTACAAACCCAGCTATTTACCAAATGGCGTTTCGATTCCAGTCAGTACTCAGGGTTTAGAAGAACCCATGTGGTTTTTCTTGAGCTTTGGCAAAGCACCGAGTAACACACTAAACAACGACGATTCGCTTATCCACAAGAACGGCGCAGAACACGTAACGAACGTCCAGCTTCACTGTGCTCATTTTTCAGACGAAACAAAAAGAACGCTTAGTGACATTGATCAGCTAACACTCCTAGAAACGCAAAGGATAGAAGATCAGATAGAAGAAAGTCACTCACCGAATGTACCGCCAAACATCCACCTTTTAGAACTTGAACTGGATAATGGGCGACAAGGAAAAACCTATGATCTACGCCCAAATCTTCCATTAATTGTCTCCGTTTAA